Proteins from a single region of Geothrix sp. PMB-07:
- a CDS encoding YoaK family protein encodes MRRIPRTIQLIVARYLRRLLRNRLDGQQLQAAVEATLATLPIQEKLLVREGALRSETLNRQLAWAMAFVAGAVNAGGFLAVSHYTSHMTGVVSSMADELADGDLNTALAALAMMLSFLSGAFVCTTLISFGQRHRMRSRYALTLALEAVLMLIFGFMGNRLQQEIKFTLPITVMLLCFIMGLHNAVTSIISGAAVRTTHLTGTVTDIGIELSRLTYVNLHNRHGRERIVANRQKLTLLLLILMSFLGGGVVGALGFRHVGFKVTVPLAGFLCFLAARPLLLELRLLLRRIRKQWSSDLPA; translated from the coding sequence ATGCGCCGCATTCCCCGCACCATCCAGCTCATCGTGGCCCGCTACCTCCGGCGGCTGCTCAGGAACCGCCTGGATGGCCAGCAGCTACAGGCCGCCGTGGAAGCGACCCTGGCCACCCTGCCCATCCAGGAAAAGCTGCTGGTTCGGGAAGGGGCCCTCCGCTCGGAAACGCTCAACCGGCAGCTGGCCTGGGCCATGGCTTTCGTGGCGGGCGCCGTCAATGCCGGCGGCTTCCTGGCCGTGAGTCACTACACCTCCCACATGACTGGTGTGGTGTCCTCCATGGCCGACGAACTCGCGGACGGCGACCTCAACACCGCGCTGGCGGCCCTGGCCATGATGCTGAGCTTCCTCAGCGGCGCCTTCGTCTGCACCACCCTCATCAGCTTCGGCCAGCGGCACCGCATGCGCAGCCGCTATGCGCTGACCTTGGCGCTGGAAGCGGTGCTGATGCTGATCTTCGGCTTCATGGGCAACCGCCTGCAGCAGGAGATCAAGTTCACCCTGCCCATCACCGTCATGCTGCTCTGCTTCATCATGGGCCTGCACAATGCGGTGACCTCCATCATCTCGGGCGCCGCCGTGCGCACCACGCACCTGACGGGCACCGTGACCGACATCGGCATCGAGCTGAGCCGACTCACCTATGTGAATCTCCACAACCGGCATGGGCGCGAGCGCATTGTCGCCAACCGGCAGAAGCTCACCCTGCTTCTGCTGATCCTGATGTCGTTCCTGGGTGGTGGCGTCGTCGGCGCCCTGGGCTTCCGCCACGTCGGCTTCAAGGTGACCGTGCCCCTCGCCGGCTTTCTTTGCTTCCTCGCAGCGCGCCCCCTGCTGCTGGAGCTGCGTCTGCTGCTGAGGCGGATCCGCAAACAGTGGAGCAGCGATCTGCCCGCCTAG
- a CDS encoding MerR family transcriptional regulator: MGKVEPELLSIGDICSETGLSADVVRVWERRYGFPVPVRLPSGHRRYRREDLHRLRLMAEAVAQGHRPSVVARSTEPGLKRLLMPEENPQVEALFQAVQAMDSDGIRRLLGEALQQLGWNAFLQQVIPLLLDRVGLAWADGSIGIHHEHLVTEVLEDFLRQLRLECRTVPGRGCVLLCTLPGERHRLGLLLAALAYASRGVRTELLGVDLPVSSIAQAARTLKADRVAVSLSIQSAGEPTRKLLMDLRDRLPVGCRLLVGGQGAMRTRKVDGVERTNGLEGL; encoded by the coding sequence ATGGGCAAGGTCGAGCCTGAATTGCTGAGCATCGGAGACATCTGCTCGGAGACCGGCTTGTCTGCTGACGTGGTACGGGTTTGGGAGCGCCGCTACGGTTTTCCTGTGCCCGTGCGTCTGCCCTCGGGCCATCGGCGCTACCGGCGGGAGGATCTTCACCGGCTTCGCCTCATGGCCGAGGCGGTGGCCCAGGGGCATCGGCCTTCCGTGGTGGCGCGGTCGACTGAGCCAGGCCTGAAGCGGCTGTTGATGCCCGAGGAGAATCCCCAAGTGGAGGCCCTCTTCCAGGCCGTTCAGGCCATGGATTCGGATGGCATCCGTCGCTTGCTCGGCGAGGCGCTCCAGCAGCTGGGCTGGAATGCTTTTCTGCAGCAGGTGATCCCGCTGCTGTTGGATCGGGTGGGCCTGGCCTGGGCCGATGGCAGCATCGGGATCCACCACGAGCATCTCGTGACGGAAGTCCTGGAGGATTTCCTCCGGCAGCTGCGCTTGGAATGCCGCACAGTGCCTGGCCGCGGATGTGTGCTGCTCTGCACCCTTCCGGGGGAACGCCACCGCCTGGGCCTGCTCCTGGCGGCCCTGGCCTATGCCTCGCGGGGCGTTCGCACGGAGCTTTTAGGTGTAGACCTGCCGGTGTCGAGCATCGCCCAGGCGGCGAGGACGCTGAAGGCGGATCGTGTGGCCGTGAGTCTTTCCATCCAGAGCGCCGGGGAACCGACGCGCAAGCTGCTCATGGACCTGCGGGATCGCCTTCCTGTAGGCTGCCGCCTGCTGGTGGGCGGACAAGGGGCCATGCGCACGCGGAAGGTCGATGGGGTGGAGCGGACGAACGGGCTGGAAGGGCTCTGA
- the def gene encoding peptide deformylase, with product MAVLPVLTWGDPRLKKNSEDVGAWTPELEQLVADMFETALDEEGVGLAAPQVGVNLNLAVIDCSCGENPEEQIVLINPEIIHEEGTQVGPEGCLSIPGIREVLERPQKVTLRNRGKDGTWHELTGEDLLARAFCHEIDHLRGRLFVEYFGPVKRQVLQRKYQKQMKG from the coding sequence ATGGCTGTTTTGCCCGTGCTCACGTGGGGGGATCCCCGCCTCAAGAAGAACAGCGAGGATGTCGGGGCCTGGACCCCCGAGCTGGAACAGCTCGTGGCCGACATGTTCGAGACCGCCCTGGACGAAGAAGGGGTGGGCCTGGCCGCGCCCCAGGTGGGTGTGAACCTGAACCTGGCGGTCATTGACTGTTCCTGCGGGGAGAATCCCGAGGAGCAGATCGTGCTCATCAATCCCGAGATCATCCATGAAGAGGGCACCCAGGTGGGCCCCGAGGGCTGCCTGTCCATCCCCGGCATCCGCGAGGTGCTGGAGCGGCCCCAGAAGGTCACCCTGCGCAACCGCGGCAAGGATGGCACCTGGCACGAGCTCACCGGCGAGGATCTGCTGGCCCGGGCCTTCTGCCATGAGATCGACCACCTGCGCGGCCGCCTCTTCGTGGAGTATTTCGGGCCCGTGAAGCGGCAGGTGCTGCAGCGGAAATACCAGAAGCAGATGAAGGGGTAG
- a CDS encoding ABC transporter ATP-binding protein, producing MAPGEAWCIAGESGSGKSTLLSLVLGLEDPSQGRILLKGEPWSPLPERARRSRRPLVQAVFQDALASLPPHLSGWEILQEPLEVWRRGDAVARREAAARMAARVSFPERALDQRPAAWSGGLAQRLCLGRALMLAPELLVLDEPFSALDPTLGGYLLSLLLALKAEGTALLLACHDLAAAGRCCDHLLLLKEGAPVCQGPFEPLVSNPPHPHLQALLDAAPRLEGR from the coding sequence ATGGCCCCTGGTGAAGCCTGGTGCATCGCAGGAGAAAGCGGTTCAGGCAAGAGCACGCTGCTGAGCCTGGTGCTGGGCTTGGAGGACCCCTCTCAAGGGCGGATTCTGCTGAAAGGTGAGCCCTGGTCTCCGTTGCCAGAACGTGCTCGCCGTTCGCGGCGCCCCCTGGTACAGGCGGTCTTCCAGGATGCTTTGGCCAGCCTTCCGCCCCACCTCAGCGGCTGGGAGATTCTTCAGGAACCGCTGGAAGTGTGGCGGCGGGGCGATGCCGTTGCCCGGCGCGAAGCCGCAGCCCGCATGGCGGCGCGGGTGTCCTTCCCGGAACGGGCTTTGGATCAGCGTCCGGCTGCGTGGTCTGGTGGCCTGGCGCAGCGCCTGTGCCTGGGCCGGGCCCTCATGTTGGCGCCGGAACTGCTCGTGCTGGACGAGCCCTTCTCAGCCTTGGATCCCACGTTGGGGGGCTACCTGCTCTCCCTGTTGCTGGCCCTGAAGGCAGAGGGCACCGCGCTGCTCCTTGCATGCCATGACTTGGCCGCAGCCGGACGATGCTGCGATCACCTGCTGCTGCTAAAAGAAGGGGCCCCGGTGTGCCAGGGCCCCTTTGAACCGTTGGTGTCAAATCCACCGCATCCCCACCTGCAAGCGCTGCTGGACGCGGCGCCGAGGCTGGAGGGCCGTTAG
- a CDS encoding carboxypeptidase-like regulatory domain-containing protein codes for MNMKTLQRLTALGAVLVGTSLMAQESVGTIVGVVRDAKGAPVAGARLELTGPKLIGQRGTTTNEKGEYRLPLVLPGEYFLAVRKEGFIGSKGEIRLSAGQTLRQEFEVKPIATASAEVEVVATAAAAVDKTETKTATSITADTLQSLPAVSLNSYGALQLAPGVVGNTGYPVVRGGVTGQTQFTVNGISVRDSVVRQGRQSEVVIDDLIEDITVIQSPMNAKYGMPPAASSTP; via the coding sequence ATGAATATGAAAACGCTACAGCGGCTGACGGCGCTGGGCGCGGTGCTGGTCGGCACCTCGCTCATGGCGCAGGAAAGCGTCGGTACTATCGTTGGTGTTGTCCGGGATGCCAAGGGGGCTCCTGTTGCTGGTGCGCGTCTTGAGCTTACCGGCCCGAAGTTGATCGGCCAGCGTGGGACCACAACCAATGAAAAGGGCGAGTACCGCCTGCCTCTGGTGCTGCCTGGTGAATATTTCCTGGCAGTCCGTAAGGAAGGTTTTATCGGATCGAAGGGCGAAATTCGCCTCAGCGCTGGCCAGACTCTTCGTCAGGAATTTGAGGTCAAGCCCATCGCCACTGCCTCCGCAGAGGTTGAAGTTGTGGCCACCGCCGCCGCGGCCGTAGATAAAACAGAGACCAAGACTGCCACCAGCATCACGGCCGATACCCTTCAGTCCCTGCCTGCCGTGTCTCTGAATTCCTACGGTGCCTTGCAGCTTGCGCCGGGTGTGGTGGGTAACACAGGTTACCCAGTTGTGCGCGGTGGTGTGACGGGCCAGACCCAGTTCACTGTTAATGGCATCAGTGTCCGCGATAGCGTGGTGCGTCAGGGGCGCCAGTCTGAAGTGGTGATCGATGATCTCATCGAAGACATCACCGTGATTCAGAGCCCGATGAATGCAAAGTACGGCATGCCTCCGGCGGCATCGTCAACGCCGTGA
- a CDS encoding peptidylprolyl isomerase has product MLRSFRQVFKSNRTPMAAVMIVVLLGLVAYLAPSGGAVSADTVVARIYGHEVTMRELGEHMQELYQRYGKQASPEALKPFVQSQALRDLTNQKLMEELADRHHVVVTDEEVGARLRAFLRQYPIFKDAKGDLKSTAELKQIFQEVGFNPAMQERMLRSELMRTKLIQQAALQVPVDEAWVNLENRLRNEKVAFQQASLTVDPASVADPGDATLEPFYKAGGDRFLQPPRRILQFVAVDRAALGKDVQVDEAALKAAYASRKADNTEFKARHILFKAEGEAQIQEALAKANLLRERLLKGLDFGKTAEEQSEDPTAKGNGGDLGWFNASKMVKPFSDAAAAMKVGEISQPVRTQFGIHLIKLEGRREKTFEDVKDSLARELSESRFASRAQERLEQVRKRANGGDLAAAAKSLGSPAQLTQPFSNEPGAQSEGLPELPQLVNEAFRLKVGEVSKPMAFGERYLLFRVQSELPEAVPPFKEVRAKALTAYRLEEARKAAVAKAQQALKEGGLQAVGTVTDQASGPLSGLRELVAHPGIRKALLDTAVGQTTPVLWTQDGKLWVAKITSREPAPALTFETRRSLIQDLQTGEAQKLLSTEMQALDQQGRLRPGFSSLWGHFGGIYINTSAVQVPLED; this is encoded by the coding sequence ATGCTTCGTTCCTTCCGCCAGGTCTTCAAATCCAACCGTACGCCCATGGCGGCGGTGATGATCGTCGTGCTCCTGGGGCTGGTGGCCTACCTGGCGCCCTCAGGCGGGGCGGTGTCTGCGGATACCGTGGTGGCCCGCATCTATGGCCACGAAGTGACCATGCGGGAACTCGGCGAGCACATGCAGGAGCTCTACCAGCGCTATGGCAAGCAGGCCAGCCCCGAAGCCCTCAAGCCCTTCGTCCAATCCCAGGCCCTGCGGGACCTCACCAACCAGAAGCTCATGGAGGAGCTGGCCGACCGGCACCACGTGGTGGTGACGGATGAGGAGGTGGGTGCCCGACTTCGGGCCTTCCTGCGCCAGTACCCCATCTTCAAGGATGCCAAGGGCGATCTGAAATCCACCGCCGAGCTGAAGCAGATCTTCCAGGAGGTCGGTTTCAACCCGGCCATGCAGGAGCGCATGCTCCGCTCAGAGCTGATGCGCACTAAGCTCATCCAGCAGGCCGCCCTCCAGGTGCCCGTGGACGAAGCCTGGGTGAACCTCGAGAACCGCCTCCGCAACGAAAAAGTCGCCTTCCAGCAGGCCAGCCTGACCGTGGATCCCGCCTCGGTGGCCGATCCCGGCGATGCCACGCTGGAGCCCTTCTACAAGGCCGGCGGCGACCGCTTCCTCCAACCGCCCCGCCGCATCCTCCAATTCGTCGCCGTGGACCGCGCGGCCCTGGGCAAGGACGTGCAAGTGGATGAGGCCGCCCTCAAGGCCGCCTACGCCTCTCGCAAGGCCGACAACACTGAGTTCAAAGCCCGCCACATCCTGTTCAAGGCCGAGGGCGAGGCCCAGATCCAGGAGGCCCTGGCCAAGGCCAACCTCCTGCGCGAACGACTCCTGAAGGGCCTCGACTTCGGCAAAACCGCCGAGGAGCAGAGCGAAGATCCCACCGCCAAGGGCAACGGCGGCGATCTGGGCTGGTTCAACGCTTCCAAGATGGTCAAGCCCTTCTCCGATGCCGCCGCCGCCATGAAGGTGGGCGAGATCAGCCAGCCAGTGCGCACCCAGTTCGGCATCCACCTCATCAAACTCGAAGGCCGCCGCGAAAAGACCTTCGAGGACGTGAAGGACAGCCTGGCCCGGGAGCTTTCCGAAAGCCGCTTCGCCTCCCGCGCCCAGGAGCGCCTGGAGCAGGTGCGCAAGCGCGCCAACGGCGGCGACCTGGCCGCCGCGGCCAAGAGCCTGGGCAGCCCCGCCCAGCTCACTCAGCCCTTCAGCAACGAGCCCGGCGCCCAGTCGGAGGGGCTTCCTGAACTGCCCCAGCTGGTCAACGAGGCTTTCCGCCTGAAGGTGGGCGAGGTCTCCAAGCCCATGGCCTTCGGCGAGCGGTACCTGCTGTTCCGCGTCCAGTCCGAACTGCCCGAGGCCGTGCCCCCCTTCAAGGAAGTCCGTGCCAAGGCGCTGACCGCCTACCGCCTGGAAGAGGCCCGGAAGGCCGCCGTGGCCAAGGCCCAGCAGGCCCTGAAGGAGGGTGGCCTCCAGGCTGTGGGAACGGTCACCGATCAGGCCTCTGGCCCCCTCAGCGGGCTGCGTGAGCTGGTGGCCCATCCCGGCATCCGCAAGGCGCTCCTGGACACCGCCGTGGGCCAGACCACGCCCGTGCTCTGGACGCAGGACGGCAAGCTCTGGGTGGCCAAGATCACCTCAAGGGAACCCGCCCCGGCCCTCACCTTCGAAACCCGCCGCAGCCTCATTCAGGATCTGCAGACCGGCGAGGCTCAGAAGCTGCTCTCCACCGAAATGCAGGCGCTTGATCAGCAGGGCCGCCTGCGCCCCGGCTTCAGCAGCCTCTGGGGCCACTTCGGCGGCATCTACATCAACACCAGCGCCGTCCAAGTCCCGTTGGAAGACTAA
- a CDS encoding outer membrane beta-barrel protein, which yields MKLSGCLLAGLASVSAFAQDTSAKPIYLGATYVFNEGDLRKFAGGKVMSYAFETGYELVPADEAIGSRIYARYMRTFGDRRLGSEFPAGGTKLHVDAWTGGLDLTFATPVKGLVPYAGMNVTFYDGSKSESFQAPKFSFEDSKPKFGIRLGVEYQINTTWSASVDYTFTEWRSASKEARIQGVNPLNPSWVGVTARYHFAY from the coding sequence ATGAAACTCTCAGGATGCCTGCTGGCTGGCCTTGCGTCCGTCAGCGCCTTCGCCCAGGATACGAGCGCCAAGCCGATTTACCTTGGTGCGACGTACGTCTTCAACGAAGGAGATCTCCGGAAATTTGCAGGCGGCAAGGTCATGTCCTACGCCTTTGAAACGGGCTATGAGCTTGTTCCCGCGGATGAAGCGATCGGTTCGCGAATTTACGCCCGTTACATGAGGACTTTCGGCGACCGCCGATTGGGAAGCGAATTTCCCGCGGGTGGCACCAAACTGCATGTGGATGCCTGGACAGGGGGGCTCGATCTCACTTTCGCGACCCCGGTCAAGGGATTGGTCCCCTACGCTGGCATGAATGTGACCTTCTACGATGGAAGCAAGTCAGAATCCTTCCAGGCGCCGAAGTTCTCCTTCGAGGATTCCAAGCCAAAGTTCGGCATCAGGCTTGGTGTGGAATACCAGATCAACACCACTTGGTCCGCCTCGGTGGATTACACCTTCACTGAATGGCGATCCGCCAGCAAGGAAGCCCGGATCCAAGGCGTCAACCCCTTGAACCCAAGCTGGGTCGGCGTGACGGCGCGCTACCACTTTGCTTACTGA
- the serS gene encoding serine--tRNA ligase, giving the protein MLDANLLRNDLDAVAARLSERGYTLDRAAYQALDQRRRAILQEAEALKAERNRVSDEVGRLKRAKENADHLIAQQREVGDKLKALEAAEREVEAAFKDFLSGIPNPPHASVPAGRDEHANVEVKRWGQIPAIGAPKDHVELGTSLGILDLDRAAKLSGARFAVLKGQGAKLERALITFMLDRQTGAGYTEVIPPYLVNAESMYGTGQLPKFEQDLFKMPHGESSLYLIPTAEVPVTNLYRDEILPAEALPMRHCAFTPCFRSEAGSYGRDTKGIIRQHQFHKVELVTFAAADQAEVELEKLTADAEAILEALELPYRRVLLCTGDMGFSSQKTYDLEVWLPSQNTYREISSCSWFGDFQARRANIRAKGREGKPVFAHTLNGSGLAVGRTWVAILENYQQPDGSIRVPAVLRPYVGAEVIR; this is encoded by the coding sequence ATGCTTGACGCCAACCTCCTCCGCAACGACCTCGACGCTGTGGCGGCGCGCCTGTCTGAACGGGGCTACACGCTGGACCGGGCGGCCTACCAGGCGCTGGATCAGCGGCGCCGCGCCATCCTCCAGGAGGCGGAGGCGCTGAAGGCTGAGCGCAACCGCGTGAGCGACGAGGTGGGGCGCCTCAAGCGGGCCAAGGAGAACGCGGATCACCTCATCGCCCAGCAGCGGGAAGTGGGCGACAAGCTGAAGGCCTTGGAGGCCGCCGAGCGCGAGGTGGAAGCGGCCTTCAAGGACTTCCTGTCGGGCATTCCCAATCCGCCCCACGCCAGCGTGCCCGCGGGCCGCGACGAACACGCCAATGTCGAGGTCAAACGTTGGGGCCAGATTCCCGCCATCGGGGCCCCGAAGGATCATGTGGAGCTGGGCACGTCCCTGGGCATCCTTGATCTGGACCGGGCGGCCAAGCTCAGCGGCGCGCGCTTTGCCGTGCTGAAGGGGCAGGGCGCCAAGCTGGAGCGGGCCCTCATCACTTTCATGCTGGATCGCCAGACCGGCGCGGGTTACACCGAAGTGATTCCGCCCTACCTGGTGAACGCCGAGAGCATGTACGGCACGGGCCAGCTGCCCAAGTTCGAGCAGGACCTCTTCAAGATGCCCCATGGCGAAAGTTCGCTCTACCTCATTCCCACCGCCGAGGTGCCCGTCACCAACCTCTACCGGGATGAGATCCTGCCTGCCGAAGCGCTGCCCATGCGGCACTGCGCCTTCACGCCCTGCTTCCGCAGTGAGGCTGGCAGCTACGGTCGAGACACCAAGGGCATCATCCGACAGCACCAGTTCCACAAGGTGGAGCTGGTGACCTTCGCCGCGGCGGATCAGGCCGAGGTGGAGTTGGAGAAGCTCACCGCCGATGCGGAAGCCATCCTCGAAGCGCTGGAGCTGCCCTACCGCCGGGTGCTGCTCTGCACGGGCGACATGGGCTTCAGCAGCCAGAAAACCTACGACCTGGAGGTGTGGCTGCCCTCGCAGAACACCTACCGCGAAATCAGCTCCTGCAGCTGGTTCGGCGACTTCCAGGCCCGCCGCGCCAACATCCGCGCCAAGGGCAGGGAAGGCAAGCCCGTCTTCGCCCACACCCTCAACGGCAGCGGCCTGGCCGTGGGCCGCACCTGGGTGGCCATTCTGGAGAACTACCAGCAGCCCGATGGCAGCATCCGCGTGCCTGCGGTGCTGCGGCCCTACGTGGGCGCCGAGGTGATCCGCTGA
- the fmt gene encoding methionyl-tRNA formyltransferase — protein MVRIAFLGTPRAAVPVLRALAEEGVEAVFCNPDRPAGRGRHLEAPPVKVAAQELGLPLHQPLSWKAPETRELWESLRIDLAVVVAYGHILPRWMLDSCALGTWNLHFSLLPRWRGAAPVNHALLAGDEETGVSLMRITPGLDEGPVLSQSHRDITQQDTAESLLTELSSDAAELLMDQLPLLLSGSGQPKEQAHDRATYAAKLRKDMGHLDWRRPASVLHRQVRALWPWPGSEVQVDGQTLKVCGVGSLRPVCYRDPGQLLWGKEEGAWLVTSEGALELTHLQRPGKPVQPALQALQPWGVSGSRPLA, from the coding sequence ATGGTCCGCATCGCCTTCCTTGGCACCCCCCGCGCCGCTGTTCCGGTGCTGCGGGCCCTGGCCGAGGAGGGGGTCGAGGCGGTGTTCTGCAATCCTGATCGGCCCGCCGGCCGGGGACGCCATTTGGAGGCTCCGCCGGTGAAGGTGGCGGCGCAGGAGCTGGGTCTGCCGCTGCACCAGCCCCTGAGCTGGAAGGCCCCGGAAACCCGCGAACTGTGGGAGAGCCTCCGCATCGACCTGGCGGTGGTGGTGGCCTACGGCCACATCCTGCCGCGGTGGATGCTGGATTCCTGTGCTCTGGGCACCTGGAACCTGCACTTCTCCCTGCTGCCCCGCTGGCGCGGCGCGGCGCCGGTCAATCACGCCCTGCTGGCCGGAGACGAGGAAACCGGTGTCAGTCTCATGCGCATCACGCCGGGGCTGGACGAAGGGCCCGTGCTCTCCCAGAGCCACCGCGACATCACCCAGCAGGACACGGCCGAATCCCTGCTGACGGAGCTCTCCAGCGACGCGGCGGAGCTGCTCATGGATCAGCTGCCCCTGCTGCTCTCCGGCAGCGGCCAGCCCAAGGAACAGGCGCACGACCGTGCCACCTACGCCGCCAAACTCCGCAAGGACATGGGCCACCTGGATTGGCGGCGCCCCGCATCAGTGCTGCATCGTCAGGTCCGCGCCCTGTGGCCCTGGCCCGGCAGCGAGGTGCAGGTGGACGGTCAGACCCTCAAGGTCTGTGGGGTCGGGTCGCTGCGCCCTGTGTGCTACCGCGATCCAGGCCAGCTCCTGTGGGGCAAGGAGGAAGGCGCCTGGCTGGTGACTTCCGAAGGGGCCCTGGAACTCACGCACCTCCAACGCCCAGGCAAGCCGGTTCAGCCCGCCCTGCAGGCCCTCCAGCCCTGGGGCGTTTCCGGAAGCCGACCGCTGGCCTGA
- a CDS encoding response regulator yields the protein MPRLLLVDDNPSIHRIAESLLAPTDVELTCVDSAAEALDRLGRGDTFDVALVDTAMPGMDGWTLLSRLRAMDATARMPIALMAGVLDPVDPAKLAKAPIQGFLKKPIELRELGDRVKALLATSVAPSPSPFSTVPATPAQDLVKKAEEALPELRPAEAPESILSMDLDLTAPEDDLLVLTAEDLWPEESTLRTVPEPPFNPLPDVHLELEELDLDSLQDLAEEAPVAPAPAPVPALDLEALLPEAGDEDDELVTLSGLDDLGDVHVAPPAFQPPPQSIPEPPPEPSAPSHALEAAAMVGSAAVVGLTAQSFLAKEHEPAPVEETLPHSSPAAGGQALAVSGQSEAGATAHAAPASAPVPAPSESNAVSSEQGRALVQALLADPVLVDALVKAVVARMGDQVLREIAWELMPDVAGRLQR from the coding sequence ATGCCGCGTCTCCTCCTCGTGGACGACAATCCCAGCATCCACCGAATTGCCGAATCCCTCCTGGCTCCCACGGATGTGGAACTGACCTGCGTGGATTCGGCCGCCGAAGCTCTGGATCGCCTGGGACGCGGCGATACCTTTGATGTGGCGCTGGTGGATACGGCCATGCCGGGCATGGATGGCTGGACCCTCCTCAGCCGGCTTCGAGCCATGGATGCCACGGCCCGGATGCCCATCGCCCTCATGGCGGGCGTGCTCGATCCGGTGGATCCCGCCAAGCTGGCAAAAGCGCCCATTCAGGGCTTCCTGAAGAAACCCATCGAGCTGCGCGAATTGGGCGACCGCGTGAAGGCCCTGCTTGCCACCTCCGTGGCTCCCAGTCCATCCCCCTTCAGCACCGTGCCGGCCACCCCAGCCCAGGATCTGGTGAAGAAGGCGGAGGAGGCGCTGCCGGAACTGCGTCCGGCCGAAGCCCCGGAGTCCATCCTGAGCATGGACCTGGATCTGACGGCACCCGAAGACGACCTGCTGGTGTTGACCGCCGAAGATCTCTGGCCGGAGGAGAGCACCCTGCGCACGGTGCCGGAACCTCCCTTCAACCCGTTGCCGGATGTTCACCTTGAACTTGAGGAGTTGGACCTGGACAGCCTCCAGGACCTCGCGGAAGAAGCGCCCGTGGCTCCCGCCCCGGCCCCCGTTCCTGCCCTGGACCTGGAGGCCCTGCTGCCTGAGGCCGGGGATGAGGATGACGAACTGGTCACCCTCTCGGGCCTGGATGATCTGGGCGATGTGCATGTGGCCCCGCCCGCATTTCAACCGCCACCCCAATCCATTCCCGAGCCGCCACCGGAACCTTCTGCGCCAAGCCATGCGCTGGAAGCCGCTGCCATGGTTGGATCAGCCGCTGTGGTCGGGCTGACGGCCCAGTCTTTCCTGGCCAAGGAACACGAGCCTGCGCCCGTGGAAGAGACGCTGCCCCACAGCAGCCCTGCCGCAGGTGGGCAGGCCCTTGCCGTGTCCGGGCAGTCCGAGGCTGGCGCAACCGCCCACGCGGCTCCGGCTTCCGCCCCGGTTCCCGCGCCCTCCGAATCCAATGCCGTCTCCTCAGAGCAGGGCCGGGCCTTGGTGCAGGCTCTCTTGGCCGACCCCGTGCTGGTGGATGCCCTGGTCAAGGCCGTGGTGGCCCGCATGGGCGACCAGGTGCTGCGCGAAATCGCCTGGGAGCTTATGCCGGATGTGGCGGGAAGATTGCAAAGGTAG
- a CDS encoding asparaginase translates to MRRILLLHTGGTLGMTPSGDPAALAPGRFLDHLQEQVPELGRMAELSVEVPFNQDSACVEPSHVLLLARRIREAAARFDGFVIIHGTDTMAFTASMLGFLLADLGKPVVLTGSQRPLAFVRSDARSNLVNAVDLACRAIPEVGICFGTHWLRGVGSDKQSVHQFEAFHSPNLPPLAEIGAEIRLHGEAGQFPRQLPAGLGAALDLTICTVTPHPGMAWFPVPEGAKAVLIQAFGAGTLPMERPDLKAFLEVCRQRQLPVVVTSQCPFGGVDLSAYEMGRKIEAMGAISGGLHTRWAALAKLGIVLGAGGGIEQARTAFATSWAGEPMPGAAWPQA, encoded by the coding sequence ATGCGACGCATTCTGCTCCTCCATACCGGCGGCACCCTGGGCATGACCCCCAGCGGCGATCCTGCGGCCTTGGCGCCGGGACGCTTCCTCGACCACCTGCAGGAGCAGGTGCCCGAACTGGGGCGGATGGCGGAGCTTTCGGTGGAAGTGCCCTTCAACCAGGATTCCGCCTGTGTCGAGCCCTCCCATGTGTTGCTGCTGGCCCGGCGCATCCGAGAAGCTGCCGCCCGCTTCGATGGCTTCGTGATCATCCATGGCACCGACACCATGGCTTTCACGGCCTCGATGCTGGGCTTCCTGCTGGCGGATCTGGGCAAGCCCGTGGTGCTCACCGGCAGCCAGCGCCCCCTGGCCTTCGTTCGCAGTGATGCCCGAAGCAACCTGGTCAATGCTGTCGATCTGGCCTGCCGCGCCATCCCCGAAGTCGGCATCTGCTTCGGCACCCATTGGTTGCGGGGCGTGGGCTCGGACAAGCAGAGCGTCCACCAGTTCGAGGCCTTCCACAGCCCCAACCTGCCGCCCTTGGCGGAGATCGGCGCCGAAATCCGCCTGCATGGCGAGGCGGGCCAGTTCCCTCGCCAGTTGCCTGCCGGTCTTGGCGCGGCCCTCGACCTCACGATCTGCACCGTGACACCCCATCCGGGCATGGCCTGGTTCCCCGTCCCCGAGGGCGCCAAGGCCGTGCTCATCCAGGCCTTCGGTGCGGGCACCTTGCCCATGGAGCGCCCCGACCTGAAGGCTTTCCTGGAAGTGTGCCGCCAGCGGCAGCTGCCCGTGGTGGTGACCTCGCAGTGCCCCTTTGGCGGGGTGGATCTCTCCGCCTACGAGATGGGACGGAAGATCGAAGCCATGGGCGCCATCTCCGGAGGTCTCCACACCCGCTGGGCGGCCCTGGCCAAGTTGGGCATCGTCCTGGGTGCTGGTGGTGGCATCGAACAAGCGCGCACGGCCTTTGCCACCTCGTGGGCTGGCGAGCCCATGCCCGGGGCGGCCTGGCCGCAGGCCTGA